The following nucleotide sequence is from Ahniella affigens.
GCCACCCTGTCCTTCAGCACCAATGCGGCCAGCATGGTCGAGATCGCCTGAGTGGTCAAGCCAGTCCGACGTTGCAGCGTATCGAAGTCGACCGGATCAAAGCCCATGGCGTCGGCAAGCTGATGCTCCGCCTCACTGAGCAACGCCGGGCGTACCGGCTGCGGGGGCAGCGCGCCATGGCCCATTCGTGCCAGCAGGCCGCCCAGCAGTTCGATGATTTCGGCCGGCGACTCGACCAGGCACGCGCCGTCCCGCAGCAGGCGGTGGCAGCCGCGGGCATGTTCGTTGTGAATCGAGCCCGGGATCGCAAAGACTTCGCGATTTTGCTCGGCAGCAAGCCGCGCGGTGATCAATGACCCCGATTTCAGCCCTGCCTCCACCACCAGTGTGGCCCGGCAGAGGCCGCTGATCACCCGATTGCGCCTTGGAAAGTGCTCGGGTCGCGGCGACGTGCCGAGCGGAAACTCGCTGAGTAGCACCCCCTGGCGCTGGATGTCCTGGGCCAATGGCGTGTTGCCAAGCGGATACGGCACATCGACGCCGGTGCCGAGCACGGCAACGGTGGGTCCGCCAGCCTGGAGGCACGCGCGGTGTGCTTCGGCGTCCACGCCGTAGGCCAGGCCGCTGACCACGGTGTAGCCCGCGCGGGACAACTCGGTCGCAAACCAGCGCGCGTTCTCGATGCCGCCCGCGCTGGCGCGGCGCGCGCCAACTACGGCGATCGTAGGCCAATGCAAGCAATCGGGACTGCCGGCGACAAACAGTGGTGGTGCCGGGTCCAATGCCTCGGAAAGCAGCCGTGGGTAGTCGAGTTCGTCGGGCCAGATTAAGGCATGACCGGGCTGCTGCAACCAGGTCAAATCGGCGGCGATCTGATGCTCGTTTGGCCGTTTCAACCAGTTGATCGCGGCCGCACTCAGTCCGAGCTGCTGAAACCCTTGTTCGCTCATGGCGAGCAACTCAGCCAGATGGCCGATACGTTGCAGCTCAGCGAGCTTGGCCGGGCCAACGCCCGGAGTGCGCAGCCAGATCAGGCGGGCCAGAATCAGAGAATCGCGATCATTCATGCCCGGACTGTCGCCGATCTCCGGGTCGTCGCGCATTGGCGATTTTCTGAAACTGCCCTAAGAAATTTCTGAGTTTGTTCGGTTTCGGACGCCAGAAACGCAAAGCGGCCCGAAGGCCGCTTGCGAATCTGTAGCGCGATCGCGTGATCAGGTCGAACGCGGCGGCCGCAGCACCGAGTTGATCTCGACGGGCCGGATGCCGTCCATGATCAGGCCATAGCTGACCTTTTCGAAGGTACGAAACACCATGACATGACCCAGATACTCTTCCGGCAGCGTGACCTTGGCTTTGGATGGCGTGAAGGCCGTGCGGATATCGCCTTCGGGATGCTTGACGGTGTCACGAATCTGGCGCTCGGGCGCAAAGATCGAGAACACCTGACCGTTCGCAACACCGTCGCGGGCACCGCGGGACAGCGCCACCACCATCAACGGACCGGACCGGAAAATGCCGTCCGACACAGCGAGTACACGCATGTTGTCGGGCACGCTTTCCGGCTCGTGTGGCGAGTAAGACGAGTCATAGGGCGCGCGCTCAGGCGGTAGCACTAAGTCACCGGCTTTGACTTCCTCGCCACCATGCTGCATGAGCACTTGCGCCGGATCGCCTGCGGCAATCACGCGGCCACGGCCGACCCATACGACTTCGTGGCCCAGAATGTGCTCACTCTTTTCGCTCCGCCAATCGGTCAGCTGTGTCCACAGCTTGCCAAAGGTCAACGCGCCGCTCGAATCCCAAGGCTCCGCAACTACGCGAGCGGGACCTTTGTTCCAAGGCATGCGCTTCGGCAGTTCACGATAGACGTAAGTCGCGCGGGCCAGATCAAACTCTTCGCCAGCACGAGCATTCAAGCCGCGGACGTAGACCACGCGGTCACCGTGGCCATAAAGCTGGTGGTCTTCCACGGAGACGACGTAAGGGCGTGACTTGGCATCTGCCGGTGAAATGACGCGGGCTTGTTCGAGGAACGGCTCCAACTCTGCCAGCGGAATCGCGGTGACCGCCTGACGATCGGAGATGTCCCGGACCTTTGGCGATAGCTTGACGACACCGGGGCGTTGTCCCTTGACGAGACGCGGCTGGCCATCGATATAGACCAGACTCAACTGATCGCCCGGATAAATCAGATGCGGATTCGCGATCTGCGAGTTGGCCTGCCAGATTTCCGGCCACAGCCAAGGATCGTTCAAGAACCGCTTGGCAATGCCCCAAAGGGTATCGCCTTCAACAACGGTGTATTCGGTCGGATGATCGTCACGGAGCGTGACCTCGGCCGCAAAACTTCCGCAGGTCAGGAGGGTTCCGGCGATTACTGCAAGTGTTTTTTTAAGCATGGCGGCTAAGGTCCTGATTCACAACGGACTGGCCCGAGTGTAGCCCAAAACTTTTACCAGAGAAAATGGGGGTGGCGCACAGTCCCGATTTTCGACCCCCAGATTTGGACCCCAGATGTCGTTTTGGGTGGCTTTTTGCGTCATCCCTGGTGCGACGCGGCTTGGTTCTGGCTCTTGGCCGAGCCCGCGGCATCCCCTCTGGAGACGGTCTCATGAACGCACTAGGACTTTTTAAATCAGTGACTTGGCGCACATTGTTCAAACCCGCCCGGCATGCACCTTGCTGGCTTTCAGACAGAACCGGAGTTCCATCCATGCGTCCCGACTCATTGTTGCTATCGCTGGCGCTGCTGTTGACCGTCGGAACCGCTACAGCACAAACCACATCGGACTGGCCGACCGGAATCGGGTTCCAGAACGTCGCGCGCACCCCCGGCGCGCTCGTGGCCGGACCCTTTGCGGTGACCGATGGCCGGGCGGCCATCATGGCGTGGCACAACGGCGTCTTGTTCACGGTCCCGGAAGTCCCGTCGAGCGCGCCGAACTCGAACTTCCAGGCGCGCATGTGGAACCTGAGTGATACGGCGAATCCGCGCATCATTGCGCGCGCACCAGCGACCGATCGCGGTGGTGCGCTCGGCTGGTCGCTGGGTGATACACCGATGCCCATCAACGCGCATGGCTACTTTCATGTCGGCCAGAACTTCATGACGGGCACAGCCGGTCACTGGCTAGTCGTGGGCGCCGACTGGCCGCCAGAGGCGCCGTGGTCGTTCCGAGCCGTAAACGGCGTTCCAGGCATCACGCGTGACGCTTCGGGTCACCTGGGTGCGGGCACGCGTGGGAGCCTGTTCGCGCCCTGGCACATTGATGAGACCTGGTGGAGCTATGGCGCGATCAGCGGCCAGGCCTCGATCCGCTACGGTGGTCCGGTGTTCAACCCGGGCAGTCAGTTGCTGTCGCAGTGGGATCACCTGGGCCAGACGGGGGTGGTTGGCCACCCATTCCTTCTGGGCAACCTCCTGATCTTCGCATCCGACCAAAGCCGCACGGGCGTTGCGACCTACGATGTGAGCAACCCGGCACAGCCGGTGCTGCTCGATGTGCTGAAAACCGGTGGCCCTGGTGGTTACTGGCCAGAACTTTGGGGCAACGACGGCGAGCTCTACATCGTGTTTCCGTACAACGACAACGGCAATGGCATGCGCGTGGTGGATGCCACCGATCCCAGTGATCTTCGGTTCGTGGGCGACACTGCCTTGTCGCGCTCGAACACCGGGTCCGGCGCCATGTACGGCCAGTTCCAGGACGAGTTCGCATTCATCGGAGATCACAAGATCGACATGCGCACGCGGCAATCGGTCCTGCAATTCCCCGCCGAAGCGGCGCACATTGATATCGGCCAGTTTGCGATGCCATTGGGCAATCTCGTCGTGGCGGGTGGCACTGGTAGCGATCAGGCGATCGGCATCTTTGCGCACCAGGCCGACCCCGACACACGTCCACCGAGCGTGGCATTTCATATTCCGCGCGCCGGGCAAAGCAACTTTCCGCGCGGCGCGCCGATCTCGCTCTTGATCCATGAAACGCTCGACACGCTGTCGCTGCAAGTCGGCACCTCGCTGCTGCTGCGCCGGATCACCGGGCCCGGCACATTCGGCCCCGCGCTACCGGGCACCTGGATCTTCTCATTCGATGACGTGCTGACGTTTCAGCCGAATGCGCAGCTGGACGCCGATGCCAGCTATGAATTCCGTGTCGTCGGCGTTCGCGATGCTGCCGGCAACAGCATGCCGGCCTATGCCTTCACGTTCTCGACAGGCGCCGCACTCGGCGGCAATCGGCCGCCAACGGTGACCGGCGTCAGCGCGAATCTGTATCCAGCGCCCGTCGCCGCCAATATCGATTTCGTGGCCACCGCGAGTGACCCTGATGCCGACACGCTGCAGTATCGCTACGACTTCGGCGATGGCAGTGCCAAAACCGCGTGGTCGGCAAGCAGTTCGGGTCAACATGCCTTTGCGGCGGCCGGGCACTATCGGGTCAGCGTGCAGGTGCGCGATCCAAGTGGGGTGATCGCGTCGCGGACCACCACGGTGACCACGGCAGCACCGGCCGCCGGCGCGCCGACGCAAAGCAGTTCGATCCATTGTGCGAACGCCGCGCGCCGGGTGTTTGTCGCCAATCCGGACGCCAATACGATCAGCGTGCTGAATGCCGATACGGCAACGCTGATCGCCGAGTATCCGGTGTGCGCCGACCCACGCAGCCTTGCGCTCAGCAACAGCAACCAGTTGTGGGTGGCATGCTTCGACGATGATCGCGTCCAGGTATTGAATCCGGACACCGGCGCGTTGCTTGGCGAACTCAACACGGGCTATGGCAGTGCGCCAGCCGCGTTGGCCATCGATCCGGCAAGCGCGAATGTGTTCGTCAGTCTGCAACAGCGCCAGGAAGTCCGCCGCTACAACGCGGTGTCGCGACAGCAAACGGGCAGTCTGCCGGTGGCCGGTCGACCCCGTGCGCTGGCGGTCAGCAGCGATGGCAGCCGCGTGTTCGCGACGCGGTTTCTGTCACCAAAGCATCACGGCGAGACATTCGAGATCAACGCTGCGACCATGACACTCGTTGCCGCGCACCGGATCAACAAGTTTGGCGACGATGCCAATCGCGACACCACCGCGAGCGGTAAGGGTGTGATCAACGATCTCGCCGGTGCGGCGCTGTCGCCGCGCACCGGTCGGCTGTTCGTGACCGGTAACAAGCCCAATAGTGAGCGTGGCCTGTTGATTCACGCCAGTCAGGACCTGGACACCGACAACAGCGTGCGAAATCTGCTCGTGGAAGTGGACCCCACGGTTGCCGATCCGAATGCCCGGGTGCGCCGCGCGATCGACATTGACAACTCCGACTCCGCCTACGCACTCGCCTTTTCGCCGCTGGGCGACTACTTGTTTGTCAGCTTGCAGGGCATGAACGAGTTGGTCGTGTTCGATGCGTTGGCGATGGATCAGTCGACGGGACTCGGTTCCCAGGTCACGCGACTCGCGGTGGGCGCCGCGCCGCAGGGAGTCTGCGTGGACCCGCAAACCGAGCGCACGTTTGTGCAGAATTTCATGGGCCGCAGCGTGACCGTTCTGGAAACGGGCTCCTTGTTTCGCGAGGGCCAGATTGCGCCTCCTCGTACCGACATCCCGGTCGTGGCGAATGAGCCGCTAACGGCCAGCCAACTGCTCGGCAAGCGGGTGTTCTATCACGCGGCCGACCCACGCATGAGCGCCGAGGGCTACCTCTCGTGCGCAACCTGTCATCTGGATGGCGGTGAGGACGGGCGCGTGTGGGATTTCACCGGCCGAGGCGAGGGGCTTCGCAACACGACCACCCTGAACGGCCGCGGCGGCACGGCGCACGGCAATGTGCACTGGTCGGCAAACTTCGACGAGATCCAGGATTTCGAAAACGACATTCGCAATGCATTCGGCGGCAGCGGGTTCCTGACCGATCCGCAATTCGCCGCCACCAGCGCACCGCTTGGCCCACCCAAGGCCGGGCTCAGCGCCGAACTCGATGGCTTGGCCGCTTATCTTGGATCGCTCGGCAACGCCAGTATCGCCCGAAGTCCGTTTCGGAACGCCGACGGCAGTTTCACCACGCTGGCGCAAACCGGCGAAACGCTGTTTGCGCGTGAACAATGCACCAGTTGTCATGTGCCACCAACCTATACCGACAGCACGTTGGGAGCGGCCACGCTTCACGATGTCGGCACGCTTCGAGATACCTCGGGACAACGGCTGGGCGGACCACTGAACGGGATCGATACGCCTGGCCTGCGCGGTCTGCACGCGACGGCACCATATTTCCACGATGGCGCTGCCGCGACCCTTGCCGATGTCTTCCGAGTGACGGGCGGTACCCGGTATCCAGCCGAGACCGCGCAATTGCAGGGTGGCGCCAATTTGCAGAATGCGTTCGTCGATTTGAACAACGATGATCTGGTGCGCGGACGCGCATACGCCAGTGTCGATTCGGCAGGCCAGGCCATCGTGTTCAACAATGTCGCGGGCGGGGCGGGCGGCACGGGCGCAATCGAGATCCGCTTTAGCAACTCACGCTCCGGTGCGCAGATGCAGGCGCTGAGTCTGGTGATCAACGGCCAGACCCATGCGGCCAATGCGGTGCCGGCGACCAACAACTCGCCAAGTTGGCGCAGTACGAATTGGGATGTGATCCGGATCGAGAATGTGCCCCTGCTGGCCGGAAACAGCAACGTGATCAGCATCGGCACGAATGGCTGGTACCTGTCGGTCGACGAGATCGTCGTCAGCACGGCCGCTGATCTGACACGTGCCAACGCGCACCGACGGGTTGCCGCCTTGCCCCAGGGCGAGCAGGACGCGCTACTCGCGTTCCTGCGCGAACTGGATGGGAGCCCGACGCCGCAGGCCACACCGCTTCTGTTTGCAAACGGCTTCGAGTAAACCCGTGGTCGCTGGACTCAGGTCTGCCCGATCGTGTGAACGTACTGGGGCAGCACGTACGACGCTGTTTCAGCTCCGTCTCAGTTGAACCGGCAGCAGATCAAACTC
It contains:
- a CDS encoding PKD domain-containing protein, with product MRPDSLLLSLALLLTVGTATAQTTSDWPTGIGFQNVARTPGALVAGPFAVTDGRAAIMAWHNGVLFTVPEVPSSAPNSNFQARMWNLSDTANPRIIARAPATDRGGALGWSLGDTPMPINAHGYFHVGQNFMTGTAGHWLVVGADWPPEAPWSFRAVNGVPGITRDASGHLGAGTRGSLFAPWHIDETWWSYGAISGQASIRYGGPVFNPGSQLLSQWDHLGQTGVVGHPFLLGNLLIFASDQSRTGVATYDVSNPAQPVLLDVLKTGGPGGYWPELWGNDGELYIVFPYNDNGNGMRVVDATDPSDLRFVGDTALSRSNTGSGAMYGQFQDEFAFIGDHKIDMRTRQSVLQFPAEAAHIDIGQFAMPLGNLVVAGGTGSDQAIGIFAHQADPDTRPPSVAFHIPRAGQSNFPRGAPISLLIHETLDTLSLQVGTSLLLRRITGPGTFGPALPGTWIFSFDDVLTFQPNAQLDADASYEFRVVGVRDAAGNSMPAYAFTFSTGAALGGNRPPTVTGVSANLYPAPVAANIDFVATASDPDADTLQYRYDFGDGSAKTAWSASSSGQHAFAAAGHYRVSVQVRDPSGVIASRTTTVTTAAPAAGAPTQSSSIHCANAARRVFVANPDANTISVLNADTATLIAEYPVCADPRSLALSNSNQLWVACFDDDRVQVLNPDTGALLGELNTGYGSAPAALAIDPASANVFVSLQQRQEVRRYNAVSRQQTGSLPVAGRPRALAVSSDGSRVFATRFLSPKHHGETFEINAATMTLVAAHRINKFGDDANRDTTASGKGVINDLAGAALSPRTGRLFVTGNKPNSERGLLIHASQDLDTDNSVRNLLVEVDPTVADPNARVRRAIDIDNSDSAYALAFSPLGDYLFVSLQGMNELVVFDALAMDQSTGLGSQVTRLAVGAAPQGVCVDPQTERTFVQNFMGRSVTVLETGSLFREGQIAPPRTDIPVVANEPLTASQLLGKRVFYHAADPRMSAEGYLSCATCHLDGGEDGRVWDFTGRGEGLRNTTTLNGRGGTAHGNVHWSANFDEIQDFENDIRNAFGGSGFLTDPQFAATSAPLGPPKAGLSAELDGLAAYLGSLGNASIARSPFRNADGSFTTLAQTGETLFAREQCTSCHVPPTYTDSTLGAATLHDVGTLRDTSGQRLGGPLNGIDTPGLRGLHATAPYFHDGAAATLADVFRVTGGTRYPAETAQLQGGANLQNAFVDLNNDDLVRGRAYASVDSAGQAIVFNNVAGGAGGTGAIEIRFSNSRSGAQMQALSLVINGQTHAANAVPATNNSPSWRSTNWDVIRIENVPLLAGNSNVISIGTNGWYLSVDEIVVSTAADLTRANAHRRVAALPQGEQDALLAFLRELDGSPTPQATPLLFANGFE
- the dprA gene encoding DNA-processing protein DprA; this encodes MRDDPEIGDSPGMNDRDSLILARLIWLRTPGVGPAKLAELQRIGHLAELLAMSEQGFQQLGLSAAAINWLKRPNEHQIAADLTWLQQPGHALIWPDELDYPRLLSEALDPAPPLFVAGSPDCLHWPTIAVVGARRASAGGIENARWFATELSRAGYTVVSGLAYGVDAEAHRACLQAGGPTVAVLGTGVDVPYPLGNTPLAQDIQRQGVLLSEFPLGTSPRPEHFPRRNRVISGLCRATLVVEAGLKSGSLITARLAAEQNREVFAIPGSIHNEHARGCHRLLRDGACLVESPAEIIELLGGLLARMGHGALPPQPVRPALLSEAEHQLADAMGFDPVDFDTLQRRTGLTTQAISTMLAALVLKDRVADLGGGRYTWLARSDVGS
- a CDS encoding LysM peptidoglycan-binding domain-containing protein, coding for MLKKTLAVIAGTLLTCGSFAAEVTLRDDHPTEYTVVEGDTLWGIAKRFLNDPWLWPEIWQANSQIANPHLIYPGDQLSLVYIDGQPRLVKGQRPGVVKLSPKVRDISDRQAVTAIPLAELEPFLEQARVISPADAKSRPYVVSVEDHQLYGHGDRVVYVRGLNARAGEEFDLARATYVYRELPKRMPWNKGPARVVAEPWDSSGALTFGKLWTQLTDWRSEKSEHILGHEVVWVGRGRVIAAGDPAQVLMQHGGEEVKAGDLVLPPERAPYDSSYSPHEPESVPDNMRVLAVSDGIFRSGPLMVVALSRGARDGVANGQVFSIFAPERQIRDTVKHPEGDIRTAFTPSKAKVTLPEEYLGHVMVFRTFEKVSYGLIMDGIRPVEINSVLRPPRST